In the bacterium genome, AAAGAAGGTGATCGAGCGCGTGCTCGGGCAGACCCGGTGGAACCGCAAGGAAGCCGCCGAACGATTGCAGATCAGCTACAAGGCCTTGCTGTACAAGATGAAGGAAAACGGCCTGAGTGAGGGACGTTAGGCGGACCGTGTCCGGCCTACTCGGAGAACGATGATGATTCGCGTTGACGAAATGACTCGATTCGCGCTCGTGGCGATCGCCGCGCTGATGGTGGGCTGTACCGGCGTCGGCCAGGCGCCGCCGCCGGAGCCGGAGGCGGGGACTCGAGATGAGTACGTGATCGGGATTCCCGATGTCCTGCGAATCGTCGTCTGGCGAAACGACGAGCTCTCCGTGCTCGTCCCCGTTCGTCGCGACGGCAAGATCTCCGTCCCGCTCGTCGACGACGTCCAGGCGGAGGGCCTGACGCCCCACGAGCTCAAGGAGGTCCTGACGGAGGCCCTCGCCGAGTACGTGACCGCGCCCGACGTGACCGTCATCGTCCAGGAGACGAACAGCCACACGGTCACGGTCGTGGGCGGCGTCGCCCGCTCGGGGCAGATCCCGCTGACGCGCGAGATGCGGGTCATCGAGGCGATCGCCACGATGGGCGGCTTCAGCGCCTGGGCGCAGAAGGACCGGATCAAGGTCATCCGCAAGGTGAACGGCAGGGCGGTGGAATACGGCTTCAACTATGGCGCGTATACGGCGGGGAAGGCCCCCGATTCGAATCTGCTGCTGATGCCGGGTGACACGGTCGTCGTACCGGATTAGCAGGGGCGCGGAATGTCTCGCGCGCAAGTCTGCGCATCGATTCTGGGGTTGGGTCTGATGTTGACCGCAAGCTCGACAGAAGCACGGGAGCTGGAGCTCTTCCTCGAGACTCGTCTCGGAGGGGACTCGAACGTCTTCCGTCGGGCCGACGATCCCGCCGACGAGAACCTGGATCCGAAGGCGGCCGGTACGTGGGAGATCTCGCCTCGCCTCACGCTCCGGGACGAGCAGGACGAGCTCGAGTACGACTTTCGCTACCAGCCCACCTACGAGCGGTTCTTCGCGGTGGAAGACGGCGGGGACGACGACGACATCAGCGGGTTCGATCACATCGCTGCGGGGGACTTCGTCTGGCGGGTCAGCCCGGTCTCCTCGATCGGAGGAAACGGGCGCTTCAGTCGACAGCGTCGCCTGCGCGAAGGTTTCCCGGACCTCGGTGTTCTGCCCGATCCGCCGCTCGAGCAGACCGACAACGAGTACGTCCAGCGGAGCCGAGGGACGGTCTACTTCAATCGGGCGTTCACGCCGAGCACCTCGATCCAGGGCTCCTACACATTCGACGACTTCGACATCAGCGAGCAGCAGCAGGGTGATTCCAGGCTCCACTCCGTGTCGGGCGGTGGCTCGTACGCGATCACGCAGCATACGCGCGTGGGCGCGAACGCCACCTTCCGCACTCGCGCGACCAAGGCGTCCTTCGATCCGGATCCGAGCAACTCAGGGACGCCCGAGACGGACATCCGCGAATCGCGCTCCGAGACCGACACCTTCGACATCTCGTTCACGATGGAGCAGGCGCTGTCGCCCCACCTTTCGATCTCGGTCGCGGTGGGTCCCTCGTTCTTCGACACGCGGGACGAGGACTCGCTCGGCAACGTCTCCTTCAACACCGACGACTCGATCTTTGCCGCGATCACCGTGACCCAACAGCTGAAGAAGGGCGAGCTGGAACTCTCCTATACCCGGTCCGAGGGCGGCGGTGGCGGCGCGACCGCCGCGACGTCGATCCTCGATTCCCTGACCGGGACCGCGGTCTACCGCCCGACCCGTCGTTGGGTCCTCCGGGGTCGTCTGGGCTGGACGCACCGTGCGACGATCTCCTCGGACGCCTTTCTCGGCCGTGACATTCGGACGGACTGGCTGACGGCCTCGGTCAACGCGCAGCGCCGCGTGACGCGGAACTTCTCCGTCATCGGCACTTTCCGGTACGGCTGGTCCCGTCTCGACGACTTCCAGCCGGGCGTATTCCTGTCGCCGACCGTCTTCCTCGCATCGCGGTCCTCGCGGACCACCAACGAGACCATCCAGGGCACGATCGGCCTTCGGTACATCTTCGATCCCTACGTCTTCTAGGACGACGAACCATGAATCTCGAACAAGGCAACGGCAACCAGGTCATCGACCTCTTCGGCTTCCTGCGGCGACGCGGGAAGTTCGTCGCGATCGTCTCAGGAGCATTCATCCTGCTGACGTTCTGGATCACGATGGCGCTGCCGAATCTCTACACGTCATCGGCGATGATCCTCGTCGAGCCCCAGAGCGTCGACGAGGACCTCGTCAACTCCGGTGTTCGTGAGAGCGATCTGAACGAGCGCCTCGGCCTCATGACCGCCGAGATCCTGAGCCGCATCCGGCTCTCGAAGATCATCGACGACATGAACCTCTACGAGGAGGAGAGCAAGGACCTCCAGCGCATCGAGGTCGTGGACCTGATGCGTTCGTACATCAGCGTCGTGCCGGTTCTCTCGGAGCTCGAAGAGGGGCAGCGTCGCCGGGACGTCCAGTTCAACACCTTCCGGATCATCTTCCAGCACGAGGACGCCCGGGTCGCCGCCGCCGTCGCGCAGCAGATCGCGAACGACTTCATCAACGCGAACATCGAGGCGCGCACCGACGTCACGAAGAAGAGCCTCGAGTTCATGGAGGACGAGATCGAGTCGTTGACGAGCGAGCTCGCCGAGGTCGAGGGCAAGATCTCGAAGGTGAAGGCCGAGGCGGCGGGTCGCCTGCCTGAGGACTTCGAATCGAATCAGCGAATGCTCCAGTTCGCGATGGGAGACCTCCGCGACGCGCAGCGGATTCTGTCCTCGGCGCAGAGCGACGCGGCCTACTGGAAGAACCAGGTCCTGACCGCCGCCTCGATGATGGGCGGCGGGGACCCGACCAGCCCGGCCAACCGCAAGCGACTCCTCGAGATCGAGCGCGGCACGATGCTCGCCCGGGGCTATACCGCGCGCCATCCCGACGTCGTCCGGGTCGAGGCGGAGATCGCCCTCCTCACCGATCAGCTGGCGGCCTCCGCTGCCTCGGCCGGCGAATCGGCGCCGCAGTCGATGGGGGAGCAGAACGCGCGCGCCGAACAGGGCCGCGCGGAGCTGCGCGCAGTCGCGGCGGAGGAGGACATCGAGCGCCTGCGCGAGCAGATCGCCGATCTCGAGGCGCGACTCGCCGAGACGCCCGTCGTCGCGGAGCGGCTCGACGGGCTGAACCGCCAGTACGAGGGGCTCTATCGAAGCTACCAGGACTTCAGCAACCGCCTCCAGCAGGCGAGCGTGCAAGCCGACCTCGAACGACGTCAGCTCGGCGAGAAGTTCCTGATCCTCGAATCCGCCGAGCCGGCGCCCGAGCCGTCCTCGCCGAACCGGATCCTGATCCTGGTGCTCGGGGCCATCCTCGGTCTGGGCATCGCCGCGGGCGCGGGCCTCGTCGCCGAGGTCTCGGACTCGTCGGTGCACACGACGAGCGAGCTCCAGCAGAGTCTCGGCATTCCGGTGCTGGTCTCCGTGCCGCGGATCATGCTCGAGTCGGATCGCGCGGCGCGATCCCGGCGCATCCTGCGCGAGACCCTCGCCGCGATCGCGGTCGTGCTCTTCGTCCTGATCGGCGGCGGCGTGACCTACTACTTCGTGAACATGGCCGGCAAGAGTCAGGGCGAGGACGCCCCGGTCGAAGCCACGATCGAGGAGGCGCGTGCGCCCTTCGGCGGGATCGGCCTCGGGTAGCGGGTAGGGAAGACGATGTACACCGAGTACTACGGGCTCGTTCGCTCGCCCTTCGAGATGACGCCGGACCCCTCGTTCCTGTACCTGGGGGAGGCACATCGCGAGGGA is a window encoding:
- a CDS encoding polysaccharide biosynthesis/export family protein, whose amino-acid sequence is MTRFALVAIAALMVGCTGVGQAPPPEPEAGTRDEYVIGIPDVLRIVVWRNDELSVLVPVRRDGKISVPLVDDVQAEGLTPHELKEVLTEALAEYVTAPDVTVIVQETNSHTVTVVGGVARSGQIPLTREMRVIEAIATMGGFSAWAQKDRIKVIRKVNGRAVEYGFNYGAYTAGKAPDSNLLLMPGDTVVVPD
- a CDS encoding Wzz/FepE/Etk N-terminal domain-containing protein — protein: MNLEQGNGNQVIDLFGFLRRRGKFVAIVSGAFILLTFWITMALPNLYTSSAMILVEPQSVDEDLVNSGVRESDLNERLGLMTAEILSRIRLSKIIDDMNLYEEESKDLQRIEVVDLMRSYISVVPVLSELEEGQRRRDVQFNTFRIIFQHEDARVAAAVAQQIANDFINANIEARTDVTKKSLEFMEDEIESLTSELAEVEGKISKVKAEAAGRLPEDFESNQRMLQFAMGDLRDAQRILSSAQSDAAYWKNQVLTAASMMGGGDPTSPANRKRLLEIERGTMLARGYTARHPDVVRVEAEIALLTDQLAASAASAGESAPQSMGEQNARAEQGRAELRAVAAEEDIERLREQIADLEARLAETPVVAERLDGLNRQYEGLYRSYQDFSNRLQQASVQADLERRQLGEKFLILESAEPAPEPSSPNRILILVLGAILGLGIAAGAGLVAEVSDSSVHTTSELQQSLGIPVLVSVPRIMLESDRAARSRRILRETLAAIAVVLFVLIGGGVTYYFVNMAGKSQGEDAPVEATIEEARAPFGGIGLG